One genomic region from Rosa rugosa chromosome 1, drRosRugo1.1, whole genome shotgun sequence encodes:
- the LOC133726284 gene encoding uncharacterized protein LOC133726284, protein MRSSFIDDVAEEEEDDEYDPYRGGGGGGLLVTGPLGVGKTTLIVKVFETLKSSNPNLKIQGFYISEVRQGGERVGFQVVTLDGSTAPLASSIISSPESLRWPTVGKYKVDVASFESLAVPELQVREDTDLFVIDEVSKMELFGSSFFPAVLRVMESNVPILASVPIPKVGRDIPAG, encoded by the exons ATGAGATCGAGCTTCATTGACGACGTggccgaggaggaggaggacgatgAATACGACCCCTATCgtggtggcggtggtggtgg CTTGCTGGTGACTGGACCTCTG GGTGTTGGTAAAACCACTCTAATAGTGAAAGTCTTTGAAACCCTGAAATCCTCAAACCCTAACTTAAAGATTCAGGGTTTCTACATCA GTGAGGTTAGACAAGGAGGTGAGAGAGTTGGGTTCCAGGTGGTCACATTAGACGGCAGTACCGCTCCGCTTGCCTCATCCATCATTTCCAG CCCTGAATCTTTGAGATGGCCCACTGTGGGGAAGTACAAAGTAGATGTTGCGTCGTTTGAGTCCTTGGCAGTTCCTGAATTGCAG GTAAGAGAAGATACTGACCTATTTGTCATCGATGAAGTCAGTAAGATGGAGTTGTTCGGTTCATCTTTCTTCCCTGCTGTATTAAGAGTGATGGAATCCAATGTTCCAATCTTGGCGTCAGTTCCAATTCCAAAAGTTGGCCGCGATATACCAGCAG GATAA